One part of the Amblyraja radiata isolate CabotCenter1 chromosome 43, sAmbRad1.1.pri, whole genome shotgun sequence genome encodes these proteins:
- the LOC116968092 gene encoding histone H4, which produces MSGRGKGGKGLGKGGAKRHRKVLRDNIQGITKPAIRRLARRGGVKRISGLIYEETRGVLKVFLENVIRDAVTYTEHAKRKTVTAMDVVYALKRQGRTLYGFGG; this is translated from the coding sequence ATGTCTGGCAGAGGGAAAGGAGGTAAAGGACTGGGCAAAGGCGGAGCCAAACGGCATCGCAAAGTTCTTCGCGATAATATCCAAGGCATCACCAAACCAGCTATCCGCCGCCTGGCTCGGCGTGGCGGTGTCAAGCGAATCTCGGGTCTGATCTACGAGGAGACCCGTGGCGTGCTGAAGGTTTTCTTGGAGAATGTGATCAGGGATGCGGTCACCTACACCGAGCACGCCAAGCGTAAGACGGTCACTGCCATGGATGTGGTGTACGCTCTGAAACGCCAGGGCCGCACACTTTATGGCTTCGGCGGTTGA
- the LOC116968087 gene encoding histone H2B-like produces MPDPPKVKVAKKGAKKAVSKPAGKAGKKRRRSRKESYGIYIYKVMKQVHPDTGISSKAMSIMNSFVNDIFERIAGEASRLAHYNKRSTISSREIQTAVRLLLPGELAKHAVSEGTKAVTKYTSSK; encoded by the coding sequence ATGCCTGACCCACCGAAAGTGAAAGTGGCCAAGAAGGGCGCCAAGAAAGCCGTGTCCAAACCTGCAGGCAAGGCGGGTAAGAAGCGCAGGAGGTCGAGGAAGGAGAGTTACGGCATCTACATCTACAAAGTGATGAAGCAGGTTCACCCCGACACCGGCATCTCCTCCAAGGCCATGAGCATCATGAACTCGTTCGTCAACGATATTTTCGAGCGCATCGCAGGTGAGGCTTCCCGCTTGGCCCATTACAACAAGCGGTCGACCATCAGCTCCCGGGAGATCCAGACCGCCGTGCGCCTGCTGCTGCCCGGGGAGCTGGCCAAGCACGCCGTGTCGGAAGGGACAAAGGCGGTGACCAAGTATACCAGTTCGAAGTAA
- the LOC116968047 gene encoding histone H3, translating into MARTKQTARKSTGGKAPRKQLATKAARKSAPATGGVKKPHRYRPGTVALREIRRYQKSTELLIRKLPFQRLVREIAQDFKTDLRFQSSAVMALQEASEAYLVGLFEDTNLCAIHAKRVTIMPKDIQLARRIRGERA; encoded by the coding sequence ATGGCCCGGACCAAGCAGACAGCGCGCAAATCGACCGGAGGGAAAGCTCCTCGCAAACAACTGGCGACCAAAGCGGCGCGGAAGAGCGCTCCAGCCACGGGCGGAGTGAAGAAGCCTCACCGCTACCGGCCCGGCACCGTGGCTTTGCGGGAGATCCGGCGCTATCAGAAATCCACCGAGCTGCTCATCCGTAAACTGCCCTTCCAGCGCCTGGTGCGTGAGATCGCTCAGGACTTCAAGACAGACCTGCGCTTCCAGAGCTCGGCCGTCATGGCCCTGCAGGAGGCCAGCGAGGCTTACCTGGTGGGGCTCTTTGAGGACACCAACCTGTGCGCCATCCACGCCAAGCGAGTCACCATCATGCCCAAAGACATCCAGCTGGCCCGCCGCATCCGCGGGGAGCGCGCTTAA